In Rhinoraja longicauda isolate Sanriku21f chromosome 16, sRhiLon1.1, whole genome shotgun sequence, the genomic stretch CCAGATACATCTAAATCTATGGAGATTGGGCCATTTAAATTAAGAAACATCATTCATGGCAGGTGGAAACGGTTACAAATGCCATCAGCATGATCCATCATCAAAAAATATCATTTAATTTCACTTGCTTTCTAGTGGGTAGACAAAGCATTAGCTCAAACATATCTACAATACGATCAGCATCAGGCAATTATGGCCCAGTGAGATTTCTACTTTGCTTTTTTTCCCTTCCTATATGTATGAGCCTGGTTTCTGGTTCACCCAtgactgtgactgtgtgactaACAATATACAGAAAATTGCAATTGCACCTCTCATTCAGCCCAGCAAATTGAGCAGTAAGCTTTCTGCGTCATTGTACGATCCTCAAATTCGAAAGATCCGATATCTGAAGTTGTGTAAATGGCCTGAGAGTAAGAGCTGCTAAAAACACTGCATGAAGTGGGTAGAAGCAAGAAGGCAGAGTGGAATAAGTGCAAACGTTACATAAATGTGAAGTGCTTGAGTTCCAATAATTAAACTAAATTTGTACAAAAACTCATCCATATAAATATCCGAGATGAATAATTTAATCCTGCGTCTCATTGTTCTGCCCAGCTAGACAGATCATCACAGTGGGTCACTTATGCTTAATGATATTAGCTTGCATGTGCCCACGCAAATAAGACGGTCTGCCACTTTAACAGGATATGATTAGATGTGGCTGGTGTCTCTTTGTTAGCTCTGACTGTTCATTTAATTATAGGCATCATCAGATAGAGATCTTAAAGCGACCCCTAGAGATTGGTTACCATTTGTTTTTCTGAGTTTGAAACCTTTTTCTGGAGCATTGATTTCCCTATGACAATGTTACTGTGGTTAATGTTTACATCCCATTTTTATTCTGAATTAAATACCTATTGAATTCACTGTGGAACACGGATAGGGAATGGACCAGCTTAGAATGGTGCAAGGACCAACATCTAAACACATTAGTGTCCTTACATTTTAGAAAGCAGATTCCCTGCACAGGAAATTTTCAATTACGCTAAGATGCTTCTTCCACATTATTTGTGAGAACAcaagtgactgaagaagggttcccacccgaaatGTCGCTTGCCCATTTTTAGTTTTATTTAATAtcacgtgtatcaaggtacagtgcaaagtttttttgttgcatgctatccagtcaaaaaaatgtctatacatgattacaatcaagccgcccacagtgtacagatgcaggataaagggtgtaaCGTTAAGAGcaaagtaaagtccaattaaagatagtttgacggcctccaatgaggtagaagggaAGTCAGGACCGCTATCGAGCTggggatttcctccagcacttagtgttttgatCATTTGTGAGAATACCACTGTCCAATGGATGACCATGAACCGATGCCAGTGTTCACAGAGGTCAAGAAATCCGCGGGAACCCATGTGAACTGGAAAGGCAGCAAAGTAAAAGACGACAAAGGAATTGTGAGGCACCTTAATCAGCTATTGGTTCTCTTGTGTTTTTGTGCTGCCATGGTctatttttttgttgctttcGATGTGTTGTTGACCGTGTTTTGTTCTTCAATTTCCAGGGGAAACCTGTGGAGATCCTGCCCTATTTGTACCTGGGTAGTGCATACCATGCATCCAGACCAGACTTTTTAGATGACCTCCACATCACTGCTTTGCTAAACGTCTCCCGTAACTGCGCGGAATACTTCAAAAGCAATTATCTCTACAAGTTCATCCCGGTGGAAGACAGTGCCTCAGCAGATATAAGTTCCCATTTCCAGGAAGCAATAGACTTCATTGGTATGTACTGACTGTATGTTTTATGTCTTCCGATATAAGACATTGTATGTTTTTTTAAGGCATTTGCCGGAATTGAATCCAGGTTGGAGTTGGTAATAAcgttaaaacttaccgaatagtgaaaggcctggatagagtggatgaggagagtctaggacctgagggcatggcctcaaaataaaagaaagaagatgaggaggaatttctttagtcaaagggtggtgaatctatggaattcattgccattgatggctgtggaggccaagtcattgggtatttttaaaacggagattgacaggttctggaTTAGGAAGGGtaacaagggttatggggagaaggcaggagaatggggttgagaaggaaagatagatcagctatgactgagtgctggagtagactcgatgggccaaatggcctattttgctcttgtgacttatgaacttataaccttCGAACAATATTATTAGTCTAGCAATTAAAGGGCTGATTTTCATACAAATGAGAGATCTTTTAATTTTGAAACTATTGGTTCAATTCGATTTCTGCCACACTCtacagaaagcaggaacggaaatGCCTGTTTCAAAACAATCCACAATTGGCCAAAGGAAAAGGGATATTTAATTGCAGGTTAATATTTGACAATCATTGCTTTTTCCTCTTATCTGAAGTCCAATTTTATGAACTATTTCCCTTGATTACAAAATCGGTCTTTGACAAGAGGTCAAATGATGGTATAAAATATTAAATGAGTTCTAAATCAACTCTAATTACTCAGTGGCTTAAGGTTTCTGTAAGAAACTCACAGAAACAACAGTGGTATTTGCAGATACGATGGCATTTAAGAGGGCTTTCTagtaggaacatggatatgcagggaatggatggatatgggtcaCGTAAAGACAAAGatggttaacttggcatcatgttcggcacagacattaacggctgcagggcctgttcctgtctgtacagttctatgttctaagaagcAGAACACCATCTCAACACTGTGGGCcgtatagtggcgcagcggtagagttactgccttatcgcaccggagacccaggttcaagcctgacttcgggtgctgtctgcacggactttgtatgttccccctgtgatcgtgtgggttttcttcggcagctccagtttccttccacattccaggtTTGATCCACTCTATTGTGCTGCCTGTACGgtctctgcacgttctccctttgaccacatgggtcccagtttcctcccacatttcacagacatacaggtttgtaggttcatttggcttctgtaaatcgtccccagaaTGTTGGATAGAACTTGTGACTCTGTGGGGCGaaggggcatgtttccgtgctgtatctctgaactaaaaaatgAAACAGTGCAGTATTGGGGTTTCTTGCAAGCTTGGGGCAGTGGTTTATTGCAGAGCAGAGAAAAGGGAGCTTTACATTTGACTGAACGCATTTGTTTTGGGCGCGGTCGGCGCTGACATCAGTTATTCAAAATAGGAAAATTCCTATTCCTGATCACTGAGATATTGATATTTCACAATAAAAGAGTGAAATAAATAACTGACTAGAATAGCAACAATCTTATCGGAATGCCAGACACAAATGCCCAGGCATCTGAACATTCAAAATAACCAGTAAGCAGGTGCAAAACAGGTTTAATTGCTTTTTGATCCAATGCATAACTTTTTCCATAAAAATGCAATAGAATTGTGAAATTGGTACCGTAAGTAGAATTGAACCACACTGATGAGGAACATCTTATGTTTAGTCCACAGTGACTGCAGAGTTGACAGTAGAACTGTTACTGGTCTTGAAGATTATTAACTATAGCAAGGAAATAAAGTGAACTATTCTTTCCATACCTGTTCATTATTCAGTGTGTTTTGGTTTTCTGACAGCTGCATCTGATTGTGTCAATGTTGATTGGGTTAGATTTAGCTGCCAAGCCCTGCATAGCTTACGATCACTCATTATCAGTGTTCaccatcaaaggtatttattcacaaaatgctggagtaactcagcaggtcaggcagcatctcgggagagaaggaatgggcgacgtttcgggtcgtgacccttcttcagactgaagaagggtctcgacccgaaacgtcgcccattccttctctcccgagatgctgcctgacctgctgagttactccagcattttgtgaataaaaaccttcgatttgagccagcatctgcagttattttcttatacatcagtgttcacaatAATCATTTCATTGAATTGGACTGTTTATTAACTATGAAACCATTCCCTAGCATAAATCAGAACCCTAACAGATGGAAAAGAGTGACGTAACTTAGTGGGTCGggaagcatctctgtagaacttttctaggtgatgtttttggtcaggaacattcttcagactgatttggggggggtgggggggtgggtggaagaaGCCTGGATGATAGGAGATCAGGACAATGcctgttacctgccatgctttgttctgcctgcccctcctctcttccagcttttctcccctctcccccacacacaatcagtatgaagaaaggcCCCAACCAAAACGTTAACAATCCGTGTTTTccggaaatactgcctgacctgctgagctcctctggcactctgtgtccttttgttttgtaagccggcatctgcagttccttgtttctaaatggaAAAGAGTAACTGAGGAATGAAAGAAACAAGTGTCTATTTAAATGGTCGCTCTGCACCTTCTGAAGAAGTCTGTCTGAAGACGTgttccgactcaaaatgtcacctattccttttccccagagatgctgcctgacccgctgacctcctccagcacttattgtcTCTCTTGGTTAAACTCCAGTTGATCTGTTCTGGTTGATTGATAAAGTATACTTAATTGAAAATACGCTTTTACTGGAGTTCACGGACACATCAGATATTTTGGAAAACAACCTGACCATGAGTTAAATTGAGTTTGTGTTACTTCACAGATCACGTGAGACTGACAGGAGGGAAGGTCCTAGTCCACTGTGAGGCCGGGATCTCTCGCTCACCCACGATCTGCCTGGCCTATCTAATGAAGAGCAAGCAGTTACGATTAGAGGAAGCCTTTGACTACATTAAAGAACGAAGAAATACAATTTCTCCAAATTTTGGATTTATGAACCAGTTACTGAATTACGAAACCGAAATGCTCCCCCTCGCGCACACCGCCAACCCGTGTAAAAGGGACACCGCGTCTTGCTCCGCTGAAGAATTGACCTTCAACAAAAGTGTGGACGGTTCCGTTTTCACCTTTCCCAGTTCACTCTTAAGTACAGTGCCAATACCACCACCGGGTCACCAGTTCGAATTCAGCCCAATAAAGGTATCGCTTTCATGCTGAAATGCAGCACAACAGCAGACACTGTGGAGTGAAGAAACGTGAACACTCATGTCATATGATGGTGAACTTTGGCTGCTTTTAAATGGCTTCTTCAAGTCCTGCAATACTTTGTGCTTACCAAGCTTAGCTCTTGCGATGTTCATCCCATTTAAGAACCTTCAGCTCAGCACATTTTCTGCTCAAAAGCTGCTGACTACTACTGTAACTCATTACTGTGCCCACTGGAGTGTGTTAAATATCGCCTCTGTTACTTATACTGCATACATGTCTACCTAGCCTAGTTAGGCTGGAGGTCTTTCATTGTTTTACGGCTCAAAGTTTCCGCGTACATTAATACAAACCAAAGCTGACATCAACAGTATACAATGCTTCTATATCTACCCATCTGTGTCCAATTCGAGGTCTGCGTGGTTTTGTGCTTGTCTCAAACGATAGCATGAACAGTCTTAGTGTTATATGTGTGATGTTAAACAAGGTAGAACACCTAGTAAATGTCTTTCTCCAAGAAAACAACCATAATACAAAGGAATAGGGGAGACAGCTACAAATCTTTCTCATCATTGTTCATGAACTGTAGTCGCTGCTGGTTTATAGTGTCAGGATAAATACTTAACCACCTAAAAATGATTCcaaattgaaattaaaaataatcaaattaatttaaatatGTTTTTACCCCAAGCATCAAGTTTTACCTGAATGTACTACAAGAAGTTATTTTCTTTCTCGGACTCAGTAGATTTCAAACTCTTGATGTTCATTCCAATTGTTTGACACATCCTGTTTGTACATTTACATGGAAATGGAAGATAAACCCATTATTTTTCCAGAAAATAAAAACCTTTATCGTATTGTGCACCTCTGCAGGGTGTAACACAAAAAATAGTTAAAATTGGATAAACTCCATgcataggaaggaaatgcagctgctggtttagaccgaagacagacacaaagtgctggagtaactcagtggtttaggcagcatctctggagaaaaggtataggtgacgtttcgagtcagaacttctgtctgaagaagagttctgacccaaaacgcaaattatcccttttctccaaagatgtcgcctgacccgttgactttctccagcactttgtgtctattttgggtaAACTCCAGTTGACCTATTCTGGTTGGGACACCAAAAGAGTTCTTTAAACTTGATTTTTTCCCATTGGAGAGTGAAAACATTTCATGGCGCAGTGCTGCCTCGTTCTTGTGAGCATACCTTGTCCCACTACAGGAACCTATGTATTAAGACTAGTGGTTGGACATGAAGCCATTAACTGTTAGACTGCTGacaacatatgaggaaagattggaaagactgggcttgtattcactggaatttagatggatgagaggggatcttataaagacatgtaaaattctaaaaggactggacaagctagatgcaggaaaaatgttcccaatgttgggcgagtccagaaccaggggccacagtctaagaataaaggggaggccatttaaaactgaggtgagaaaaaaaccttttcacccagaaagttgtggatttgtggaatactctgccacagaaggcagtggaggccatttcaatggatgaatttaaaagagagttagatagagctctgggggctagcggaatcaagggatatggggagaaggcaggcacgggttactgattgtggatgatcagccatgatcacaatgaatggaggggctggctcgaagggccaaatggcttcctcctgcacctattttctgtgtttctatttaaTGAGATTGGTGACAGGGAGGCTCCCATTTGCATTCTTCCATTAGGATTAGGGTTATGAAAGTTCTATATCCCTCAACAACCCTCCCCTCATGCACATGCTAAATCAGCGTAAGCATGGCTCTGCTCAGATCCAGGACGGATTTGGATTCAAAAGCGAGATTACTTTCTCGCTCTGTATTGCTGAACTTCCATGGGTTGATTCTCTGCCTCCCCATTCCACCACTCAAATCCAAGATATCAAACATTCCTCATTTATTTTGTATATAACTTATCATACTTTATCTGCAACCAcaaaggtgctctggtttcctcccacattccaaagacgtgagggtttgtaggttaattggcctctgtaaattgctttgcgtgtgtagggagtggatgagaaagtgggagtagatagaaatagtgtgaacgggtgaccgggggttagtgtggactcggtgggccgaaggggctgcttccatgcatttttttttcaatcaatcaatataatCGTTGAGGATAGTTACATCTTGCAGATTGAAGCCAGGCCAGTAGTAGCTGCCTGGGGTTATATGTGCATATTGAGGTAAACCTTCCATCTCATctagtttgtgggggggggggggtgaatcatACCACCATCAACCTCGCAAATATCTGAGCACAATACTACCTCTGAaagttgaaaataaattaaatgttaaTATAACCTTGGTGCTCTTTACACTTACAACCCTGTTGATTCCCACATCTTGTTCCCCCAGCTCCCCTGCTGGTATAGTAAACAATGAAATGCAGTTTGAGTCATTTTGTCAAGTTTGTCTCATGATCCTGTGAAGCTCCGTATACAACCTGCGAActgtgtgtgaatattttcagGGAAAGTTGCAATATCTTATTGTACATGAGCAATACATTTTGGGAATATGTGCAGTGGTGTTTATTTGTATGTTTTCTTGTACAATATCAATAAAACAAGatttcaaatgaaaaaaaaatcggaTTAAAGTCAATAAATCTCCTTCCCACTAACACCCACCAATGAAACATATTACACCAAGTAGTaatgtgacacagtggcgcagttggtagagctgttgcctcagagagcctgatcttgggtgctgtctgtgtggagtttgcacgatcaccatgtgaccacgtgggtttcctgtaggtgctcctatttcctcccacatcccaaagatatacagATTTGAAGATTAATTAGCCTCTATAATTACCcccattgtgtagggagtggatgagaaagtgggataactgaaATAGTGTGCATGGACCCAATAagtgaaagggtctgtttccatgctaaatctctaaaaatctaaactctaaacaatagacaatagacaataggtgcaggaggaggccattcggcccttcgagccagcaccaccattcaatgtgatcatggctgatcattctcaatcagtaccccgttcctgccttctccccataccccctgactccgctatccttaagagctctatctagctctctcttgaatgcattcagagaactgggccccactgccttctgaggcagagaattccacagatttacaactctctgaccggattttttttccctcatctccgttctaaatggcct encodes the following:
- the dusp5 gene encoding dual specificity protein phosphatase 5 — protein: MTVSAIDSQRLKKFIRKQRGRSLILDCRPFLSFAASHVHGSHSVNLNSVVVRRSRGGPIPLQFIIPDERARARLREGRVSTVVILDERTSQRQRLSKDSAAQSVLNTLTADISTAKIYFLKGGYEDFHSLYPEYCIESKPTLNYPSLQEVAEPDANQLEKPRGNCRPAYDQGKPVEILPYLYLGSAYHASRPDFLDDLHITALLNVSRNCAEYFKSNYLYKFIPVEDSASADISSHFQEAIDFIDHVRLTGGKVLVHCEAGISRSPTICLAYLMKSKQLRLEEAFDYIKERRNTISPNFGFMNQLLNYETEMLPLAHTANPCKRDTASCSAEELTFNKSVDGSVFTFPSSLLSTVPIPPPGHQFEFSPIKVSLSC